In the genome of Dermacentor silvarum isolate Dsil-2018 chromosome 1, BIME_Dsil_1.4, whole genome shotgun sequence, one region contains:
- the LOC119444197 gene encoding zinc finger protein 800: MPHAPKAGEDHSVQQRPITLGVQGVQQIIRCMNDGSREVKDVLLNECSVLFECKVCRSIFRSLANLLAHKRIYCSKHLCEEMPLSTLSALSEEPTLPSPTGELQLTPTADTASAMYQRVRREDEQPPQDKKPSSSQATSSQTRYLSVRSDCDLSQLLCLNCDTMYTSVTMLYVHMVSLHSTRRRYYRCPLCRASFVELWEVTRHLISVHSQTKKQIVQLRDSIHGGIQLRKSRLQHIVDCLQRNSSTAAVCSQCSRLPATYPCHRADRLAKKARRKGVPRRRPLVSNPDGASGSGAKRTVQLHSANMSPAMERKILAISNYDRLACLRCKRIFSSFSSLRRHAAVHSGRFRCTRCIYQSYNRADCRSHVQRMHADTAHNAERMIVHMPGKEEGGHRMATRRLSSLSSLVTRSGAYAKSTV; the protein is encoded by the exons ATGCCACAT GCACCGAAGGCGGGGGAAGACCACTCGGTGCAGCAGAGGCCCATCACGCTGGGTGTGCAGGGCGTGCAGCAGATCATTCGGTGCATGAACGACGGCAGCCGCGAGGTCAAGGACGTGCTGCTCAATGAGTGTAGCGTGCTGTTCGAGTGCAAGGTGTGCCGCAGTATTTTCCGCAGCCTGGCCAACCTGCTGGCCCACAAGCGCATCTACTGCTCCAAACACCTGTGCGAGGAAATGCCGCTGAGCACGCTCTCGGCGCTGTCGGAGGAGCCAACTCTGCCAAGCCCCACTGGCGAGTTGCAGCTGACGCCCACTGCAGACACTGCGAGTGCAATGTACCAGCGGGTGCGCCGCGAGGACGAGCAGCCGCCACAGGACAAGAAGCCATCGTCAAGCCAGGCGACCTCGTCGCAGACCCGCTACCTCTCTGTGCGCAGTGACTGTGACCTGTCCCAGCTGCTGTGCCTCAACTGTGACACAATGTACACGTCTGTCACGATGCTCTATGTGCACATGGTGTCGCTGCACTCAACTAGGCGTCGCTACTACCGGTGTCCCTTGTGCCGCGCTAGCTTTGTGGAGTTGTGGGAGGTCACGCGCCACCTCATAAGTGTGCACAGTCAGACCAAGAAGCAGATCGTTCAGCTGCGCGACAGCATCCATGGTGGCATCCAGCTGCGCAAGAGCCGGCTGCAGCACATAGTCGACTGCCTGCAGCGCAACAGCAGCACCGCCGCTGTCTGCAGCCAGTGCAGTCGGCTGCCGGCCACCTACCCCTGTCACCGGGCGGACCGACTGGCCAAGAAGGCCCGCCGTAAGGGCGTGCCACGGCGTAGGCCGCTAGTGTCAAACCCAGATGGGGCTAGCGGCAGTGGTGCCAAGAGGACAGTGCAGCTGCACAGTGCCAACATGTCGCCAGCCATGGAGCGCAAGATCCTGGCCATCAGCAACTACGACCGGCTGGCATGCCTGCGCTGCAAGCGGATCTTCTCGAGCTTCTCCAGCCTGCGCCGGCACGCTGCCGTGCACTCGGGTCGGTTCCGGTGCACTCGCTGCATATACCAGTCATACAACCGTGCCGACTGCCGCAGCCATGTGCAGCGTATGCACGCAGACACGGCGCACAATGCCGAGCGCATGATTGTGCACATGCCGGGCAAAGAGGAGGGCGGCCACCGGATGGCCACGCGGCGCCTCAGCTCGCTTTCATCGCTGGTCACGCGCTCTGGCGCCTACGCCaaaagcacggtgtaa